The following are from one region of the Aquirufa lenticrescens genome:
- a CDS encoding OstA-like protein — protein sequence MRYKGWIFLVFLLSLSFFAQAQGQLLQVIRADSLNGMQQELIVRKTLIGRVLLQQGTTTLYCDQAVLNSTTNNVEAYGHVRIIQADTVTITGDTALYNGNMRQAYISGRVKLDDHTIILNTPKLDYDLNSKMAIYHSGAKIIDKKSTLTSREGFYNTTTKNFLFKEKVRVIDKEGGSVKADSLKYNTLSKEAFFIAPTEIVTKKDTVITSRGFYNTITKVSNFTGRSTAKTDEYILTADTLFYDSPTQIGVAKGKVEFVSQKEKVILKGDNGRYAGKTGITRVYGHAWMQNIMEKDTLYLTADTLVSVNIKKDSIRKLFAYKNVLIYKSDLSGRCDSLGYNVQDSIIHFYQKPILWTQDSQSQADSISLFMGNQKLKEMRLRGKSFVISIDSANHYNQIKGRKVWVHFKEDSKLNRVNVEGNGESIYYVIDDKKVTTGLNRVECSRMNLFFEDNKVKKIAFITKPEAKFVPPKEWKGDLQELDGFRWRISEKPSLQTILKRVEYPVLVKKP from the coding sequence ATGCGTTACAAAGGTTGGATTTTCCTGGTATTTCTTCTCAGTTTGTCGTTTTTCGCACAAGCACAGGGGCAGCTTTTACAAGTCATTCGAGCGGACAGTTTGAATGGGATGCAACAAGAATTAATTGTGCGTAAGACCCTCATAGGTCGTGTATTATTGCAACAAGGAACGACTACACTTTATTGTGATCAGGCTGTCTTAAATTCAACAACGAATAACGTAGAAGCCTATGGGCATGTGCGTATCATTCAAGCGGATACGGTCACCATTACGGGGGATACGGCATTATATAATGGCAATATGCGCCAGGCCTATATAAGTGGAAGAGTGAAATTGGATGATCATACGATTATCTTGAATACGCCCAAATTAGACTATGATTTAAACTCTAAAATGGCCATCTATCATTCAGGGGCTAAGATTATCGACAAAAAATCCACCTTAACCAGTCGCGAAGGATTTTACAATACCACCACAAAGAACTTTTTATTTAAAGAAAAGGTCCGCGTCATCGATAAAGAGGGAGGTTCTGTGAAAGCAGATTCATTGAAATATAACACGCTTTCTAAGGAAGCCTTTTTTATCGCACCTACGGAAATTGTGACGAAAAAGGATACCGTCATTACAAGCCGCGGATTCTACAATACGATCACGAAAGTGTCGAATTTTACGGGTCGTTCGACGGCAAAAACCGACGAATATATTCTCACAGCAGATACCTTATTTTACGATTCTCCTACCCAAATTGGGGTGGCAAAAGGGAAGGTTGAATTCGTTAGCCAAAAAGAAAAGGTAATCCTGAAAGGTGACAATGGGCGTTATGCGGGTAAGACAGGAATTACCCGGGTTTATGGCCATGCCTGGATGCAGAACATCATGGAGAAAGACACGCTATATTTGACGGCGGATACCCTCGTTTCTGTTAATATAAAAAAAGATTCGATTCGAAAGTTATTTGCCTATAAAAATGTCCTCATATACAAGTCAGATTTATCTGGCAGATGCGATTCGCTAGGTTACAATGTGCAGGATTCGATTATTCATTTCTACCAAAAACCGATTCTTTGGACCCAGGATTCGCAATCTCAAGCGGATTCCATTTCCTTATTTATGGGAAATCAGAAGCTAAAGGAAATGCGTTTGCGTGGCAAGTCATTTGTGATCTCTATCGATTCAGCGAACCACTACAACCAGATTAAGGGAAGGAAAGTCTGGGTGCATTTCAAAGAGGATTCTAAATTAAATCGAGTAAATGTAGAGGGGAATGGGGAGAGTATTTATTATGTTATCGATGATAAGAAAGTAACCACTGGATTAAATCGGGTGGAGTGCAGTCGAATGAACTTGTTTTTCGAGGATAACAAGGTGAAGAAAATTGCCTTTATCACGAAGCCAGAGGCGAAGTTTGTACCTCCCAAAGAATGGAAAGGCGACCTACAAGAATTAGATGGATTCCGCTGGCGGATCTCTGAAAAGCCATCCCTCCAAACGATTCTGAAAAGAGTCGAATACCCAGTTCTTGTTAAAAAACCTTAA
- a CDS encoding DUF3667 domain-containing protein, translating to MSKSKLRQEDNCLNCGQKVHTRFCSHCGQENKEPYETFWGLLVHFVEDIFHYDGKLFSTIKILFTKPGFLSSEYLNGKRTTYLHPIRFYLFTSAFFFICLFYVFHPLEKYLENPATKKEASVPVISFKNELMKDQKGNPKTFQDYLLVQSKLPAAKRDSELEQKMVKQAYSIGEEYTNSEDLLKALADTMLHKMSTILFIALPLLAFILQLVFIRRKGFYYMHHGIFVLHLTTSLFLVLFVTDVLGLAALALHTDWISSISSWLVFAWFVYYFVAFKRFYRLTSGKAVLYFMATAFLQNMLMLVIFLGLLIFSFFSL from the coding sequence ATGTCAAAATCAAAATTACGTCAAGAAGATAATTGCCTCAATTGTGGCCAAAAAGTGCATACTCGTTTTTGCTCCCATTGTGGTCAAGAAAACAAAGAGCCTTACGAGACATTTTGGGGATTACTGGTTCACTTTGTCGAGGATATTTTTCATTATGACGGGAAGTTATTTTCTACTATCAAAATTCTCTTTACCAAACCTGGATTTTTATCTTCCGAGTACCTGAATGGAAAACGTACGACGTATTTACATCCGATTCGTTTCTATTTATTTACGTCCGCTTTTTTCTTTATTTGTCTGTTTTATGTGTTTCACCCTTTGGAGAAATACCTTGAAAATCCGGCAACGAAAAAGGAAGCGTCAGTCCCCGTTATTTCCTTTAAAAATGAGTTAATGAAGGATCAGAAGGGAAATCCTAAAACCTTTCAAGATTATCTACTTGTTCAATCAAAATTGCCTGCTGCTAAAAGAGACTCAGAATTAGAACAAAAAATGGTCAAACAGGCGTATAGTATTGGGGAGGAATATACTAATTCAGAGGATTTATTGAAGGCGCTGGCAGATACGATGCTGCATAAAATGTCAACCATCTTATTTATTGCTCTGCCGCTTTTAGCTTTTATTCTGCAATTAGTGTTTATCAGAAGGAAGGGCTTTTATTATATGCACCATGGAATCTTTGTATTGCATTTGACAACTAGTTTATTTTTAGTTCTTTTCGTGACGGATGTGTTGGGTTTAGCAGCTTTAGCGCTTCATACGGATTGGATTAGTTCGATTTCGTCCTGGCTAGTTTTTGCTTGGTTTGTTTATTATTTCGTTGCATTTAAACGTTTTTATCGGTTAACAAGTGGGAAAGCTGTGCTTTATTTTATGGCCACGGCTTTTTTACAGAATATGTTAATGTTAGTCATTTTCTTAGGTCTACTTATCTTCTCATTCTTTAGTCTGTGA
- the tilS gene encoding tRNA lysidine(34) synthetase TilS: MLEDFIHFVQKENLFQPDQKILIAVSGGIDSIVLSKLFSLAKFKFGIAHVNFSLRGEESLADEVFVKKFAKTLKVPYHTICFDTNAFAAQEKISTQMAARILRYQWFEEIRVKEGYDFIATGHHQLDSAETMLINLVRGTGIAGFHGIPIKSGKLIRPLSFASQDAIFDFVVAHKLAWREDSSNESNKYQRNFIRHEIMPKFQELNAHFEQTLAATSSKIKGIEAWMQEELQGFISENSSTDTTGNVTVKIPSITPKSTVLLTELLLSYHFNSASIEAILQTDKVGAIFESPSHSLNVDRGQWILSLKSQADYKPIVISEDDEVIQIGNQELHIFIEERTADWKAITDPNVACLDADTLDFPLEIRKVQEGDWFCPLGMNQKKLISDFLTDKKVPLAIKKNTQILLSKGSVAWILGQRIDNRNKVTDKTELVAVFELKPLSITK, from the coding sequence ATGCTGGAAGATTTTATCCATTTTGTCCAAAAAGAGAATTTATTCCAACCTGATCAGAAAATTTTGATCGCCGTAAGCGGAGGAATCGACTCGATTGTATTGAGTAAGCTTTTTTCTTTGGCCAAATTCAAATTTGGAATTGCCCACGTCAACTTCAGCCTTCGGGGTGAAGAATCGTTAGCGGACGAGGTTTTCGTGAAGAAATTCGCCAAAACCCTTAAAGTGCCCTATCATACCATCTGTTTCGATACTAACGCTTTCGCCGCTCAAGAAAAGATCTCTACCCAAATGGCCGCCCGTATTTTGCGCTACCAATGGTTCGAAGAAATCCGCGTAAAAGAAGGTTATGATTTTATTGCGACCGGTCACCACCAATTAGACAGTGCAGAAACGATGCTAATTAATCTCGTTCGAGGCACTGGAATCGCCGGCTTTCATGGAATTCCTATCAAATCAGGAAAATTAATACGTCCCTTATCATTTGCCAGCCAAGATGCGATTTTTGACTTTGTAGTCGCTCATAAATTGGCTTGGCGCGAAGATTCATCGAACGAATCCAATAAATACCAACGCAATTTCATTCGCCATGAAATAATGCCCAAGTTCCAAGAACTTAACGCCCATTTCGAGCAAACTCTCGCAGCCACTAGCTCAAAAATCAAAGGAATCGAGGCCTGGATGCAAGAAGAATTACAGGGTTTTATCAGCGAAAACAGCTCTACTGATACGACTGGGAATGTAACGGTCAAAATTCCTTCAATTACGCCTAAAAGTACCGTTTTACTTACTGAACTATTACTCAGCTACCATTTCAATTCAGCCTCCATCGAAGCTATCTTACAGACTGATAAAGTAGGAGCCATTTTCGAATCACCAAGCCATAGCCTAAATGTCGATAGAGGTCAATGGATTTTATCTCTCAAAAGCCAAGCGGATTATAAACCCATCGTTATCTCAGAAGATGATGAAGTGATACAAATCGGAAATCAGGAATTGCATATATTCATCGAAGAACGAACCGCAGACTGGAAAGCCATCACTGATCCGAATGTGGCTTGTTTAGATGCAGATACACTCGATTTTCCATTAGAAATCCGCAAAGTACAAGAAGGTGATTGGTTTTGCCCTTTAGGAATGAATCAGAAGAAATTAATCTCCGACTTCCTTACGGATAAGAAAGTACCCTTAGCTATCAAAAAGAATACCCAAATTCTGTTAAGCAAAGGTTCTGTTGCCTGGATTCTAGGACAGCGAATTGATAATCGAAATAAGGTGACGGATAAGACGGAATTGGTGGCGGTTTTTGAGTTGAAACCCTTATCTATAACAAAATAA
- the htpG gene encoding molecular chaperone HtpG encodes MKETGNISIHTENIFPIIKKFLYSDHEIFLRELVSNAVDASQKIKRLSSIGEFNGELGELKVKVSFDKDKKTITISDNGIGMTAEEIKKYINQIAFSGATEFVEKYKDQGDDKGIIGHFGLGFYSAFMVAKEVEIISKSYQEGSEAATWKCDGSTEYTIGPAKKKTRGTDIILHIAEDSEEFLEEFKLKSILEKYGKFLPIEIEFGDKVINNPNPIWTKSPSDLTDEDYLKFYEELYPFQEKPLFWIHLNVDYPFNLTGILYFPKVKNEMQLQREKISLYSRQVFITDEVKDIVPEFLMLLHGVIDSPDIPLNVSRSFLQADSNVKKINSYITKKVADKLAELFKSDRPAFEEKFANIGLFIKYGMISDEKFLEKAKDFCLVQDTNNKYFTLDEYSEEVQAAQTDKDGNKIFLYTTDVEQQDAFIQSAQNKGYSVIKLDTLIDSHFINTMESKLEKTQWKRVDADAVDKLIDTGITLEAILSDAQKESVKKVFEETLNDKQKVVAVEAMSPDELPAIVTQNEFMRRMSDMSKTGGGGMGMFGAMPNTYNITINANHPLISKLADLKDESEQKALAKQISDLALLSQNLLTGADLTAFIKRTVGGF; translated from the coding sequence ATGAAAGAAACAGGTAACATCTCCATTCACACCGAGAACATTTTTCCCATCATCAAGAAATTTCTCTATTCGGATCACGAGATTTTCCTTCGTGAGCTAGTTTCAAATGCCGTAGATGCGTCCCAAAAAATCAAGCGATTAAGTTCCATTGGTGAATTTAACGGCGAATTGGGAGAACTGAAGGTGAAAGTGAGTTTTGACAAAGACAAAAAGACTATCACGATTTCTGACAACGGTATCGGTATGACCGCAGAAGAAATCAAGAAATACATTAACCAAATCGCCTTCTCTGGGGCCACTGAATTCGTAGAGAAATACAAGGACCAAGGGGATGACAAAGGAATTATCGGACATTTTGGTCTAGGATTCTATTCTGCCTTCATGGTGGCAAAAGAAGTGGAGATCATTTCAAAATCATATCAAGAGGGTTCTGAAGCAGCTACTTGGAAGTGCGATGGTTCTACGGAATACACGATTGGACCAGCTAAAAAGAAGACCCGCGGAACAGACATCATCTTGCACATCGCAGAAGACTCAGAGGAGTTTTTAGAGGAGTTTAAATTAAAGTCGATCTTGGAGAAATACGGCAAGTTCTTGCCGATTGAGATTGAGTTTGGCGATAAGGTAATTAATAACCCGAACCCGATTTGGACTAAATCTCCTTCTGATTTAACAGACGAGGATTACTTGAAATTCTACGAGGAATTATATCCATTCCAAGAGAAGCCTTTGTTCTGGATTCACTTAAATGTGGACTATCCGTTTAATTTGACGGGTATTTTATATTTCCCAAAAGTAAAGAACGAGATGCAGTTGCAACGCGAAAAAATCTCCCTTTACAGCCGTCAGGTATTCATCACCGATGAGGTCAAAGACATCGTTCCTGAATTCTTGATGTTATTGCACGGGGTCATCGACTCACCAGATATTCCATTGAATGTATCTCGCTCGTTCTTACAAGCAGATTCGAACGTGAAGAAAATCAATTCGTATATCACTAAAAAAGTAGCAGATAAATTAGCTGAATTATTCAAATCGGATCGTCCTGCTTTCGAAGAGAAGTTCGCGAATATCGGTTTATTCATCAAGTACGGAATGATCTCGGATGAGAAATTCTTAGAGAAAGCAAAAGATTTTTGTCTAGTTCAAGATACGAATAACAAGTATTTCACGTTAGACGAATACAGTGAAGAGGTGCAAGCTGCCCAAACAGACAAGGACGGAAACAAGATTTTCTTGTATACCACCGACGTCGAGCAACAAGATGCCTTTATTCAATCCGCCCAAAACAAAGGTTATTCAGTCATTAAATTAGATACCCTGATCGACAGCCACTTCATTAACACGATGGAGTCTAAATTAGAAAAGACGCAATGGAAGCGTGTAGATGCTGATGCGGTCGACAAATTAATTGATACGGGGATTACATTAGAAGCGATTTTATCTGATGCGCAAAAAGAGAGCGTAAAGAAAGTCTTCGAAGAAACTCTGAATGACAAACAAAAAGTGGTAGCCGTGGAAGCGATGTCACCCGATGAATTACCCGCAATCGTAACTCAAAACGAGTTTATGCGTAGAATGAGTGACATGTCGAAGACTGGCGGTGGCGGAATGGGCATGTTTGGAGCTATGCCAAACACTTATAACATCACCATCAACGCAAACCACCCATTGATTAGTAAACTAGCTGATTTGAAAGACGAGAGCGAACAAAAAGCGCTAGCGAAACAAATCTCAGACCTAGCCTTACTATCGCAAAATCTGTTAACGGGGGCTGATTTGACAGCCTTCATTAAAAGAACGGTGGGAGGATTTTAA
- a CDS encoding 2-oxoglutarate dehydrogenase E1 component, with the protein MDPFSYVANADTQVIADLYEAYKQDPNSVDSSWRDFFKGFDFSQTWLGEGAPAGAVSADSSHVQKEMAVISLIKAFRSRGHLLSKTNPVRERKDRKPRLDLADYSLSDADLDTVFQAGSFMGLGAVTLRTIQAALHKIYAGSVGFEYSYIRDVQQKEWLRNKIEKEALSFKPTFEEKKHILQKMNEAVVFENFLGTKYLGQKRFGLEGGESTIAGLDAIINVAADAGVKEAVIGMAHRGRLNVLANIMHKSYEAIFDGFEGNVPHEIHGDGDVKYHLGYSSKHISPKGSEISLKLAPNPSHLEAVNPLVEGFCRASADAHYKGDYDKVLPILIHGDAAVAGQGIVYEVTQMAKLKGYGTGGTIHFVINNQVGFTTDFEDARSAIYCTDVAKIIDAPVFHVNGDDPEAVVFVSRMAAEYRQEFNRDVFVDMVCYRRNGHNESDEPRFTQPTLYANITNHPNPREVYTQQLIKNGEIEAKLAEEMDSAFKAELQARLDMVKQKVSPPYVPLKLDNRWSALRFSNETDFDSSPKTAISKEVIDSVAKALTSLPKGFTALKQIEKVIADRKGYFEKGQLNWATAELLAYGSLLLEGKPVRLSGQDVQRGTFSHRHVVLHDANTNENYNSLNHIKEGQEQAQIYNSLLSEYGVLGFEFGYALANPDALVIWEAQFGDFANGAQTMIDQFVSSHESKWGTQNGLVMLLPHGYEGQGPEHSNARPERFLQLAAENNMIVANLTTPANIFHALRRQLTWDFRKPLVVMSPKSIFRHPKVVSPIEEFTKGKFQEVIGDSYADKAKVKKVLLCSGKVYFDLLDRQEKDKRKDVAIVRLEQLHPFPTKQVDAELAKYKGADVFFVQEEPENMGYWSYVIREFGWSKFKGLVARKKSASPATGFLKVHGVEQANLINKAFE; encoded by the coding sequence ATGGATCCATTTTCCTACGTAGCCAATGCCGATACGCAAGTCATAGCTGACTTGTATGAGGCGTACAAACAAGATCCCAATTCGGTAGATAGCTCTTGGAGAGATTTCTTCAAAGGTTTCGATTTTTCTCAAACCTGGTTAGGCGAGGGAGCTCCTGCGGGCGCTGTTTCAGCTGATTCAAGCCATGTTCAGAAGGAAATGGCGGTTATCTCCTTGATTAAGGCATTCCGTTCAAGAGGCCACTTATTATCTAAAACTAACCCGGTGCGTGAGCGCAAGGATCGTAAGCCACGTTTAGATTTGGCGGATTATTCTTTGTCTGATGCGGATTTAGATACCGTTTTCCAAGCGGGGTCTTTCATGGGTTTAGGTGCAGTGACTTTGCGCACAATTCAAGCAGCTTTACATAAAATCTATGCGGGTTCAGTGGGTTTCGAATATTCGTATATCCGCGACGTGCAGCAAAAAGAGTGGTTGCGTAATAAAATCGAGAAGGAAGCACTTTCATTCAAGCCTACGTTTGAGGAGAAAAAGCACATTCTTCAGAAGATGAATGAGGCCGTTGTTTTTGAGAACTTCTTAGGTACAAAATATTTAGGTCAAAAGCGTTTCGGCTTAGAAGGTGGTGAATCTACTATCGCTGGTTTAGATGCGATTATCAATGTGGCAGCTGATGCGGGTGTAAAAGAGGCGGTAATCGGGATGGCGCACAGGGGTCGTTTGAACGTTTTGGCAAACATCATGCACAAATCATACGAAGCAATCTTTGATGGTTTCGAAGGGAATGTGCCTCATGAGATTCATGGAGATGGTGACGTAAAATACCACCTAGGTTATTCAAGCAAACATATTTCTCCCAAAGGAAGCGAGATTTCGTTGAAATTAGCTCCTAATCCATCGCACTTAGAAGCGGTAAATCCTTTAGTTGAGGGTTTCTGCCGTGCGAGTGCAGATGCGCATTATAAAGGAGATTACGATAAAGTATTGCCTATTTTAATTCACGGAGATGCGGCGGTAGCTGGTCAAGGTATCGTTTATGAGGTAACTCAGATGGCGAAATTAAAGGGTTACGGGACAGGTGGAACGATCCACTTTGTGATCAATAACCAGGTAGGTTTTACAACTGATTTTGAAGATGCTCGTTCGGCGATTTATTGCACGGATGTAGCTAAAATCATCGATGCACCGGTATTCCACGTGAATGGAGATGATCCAGAAGCAGTGGTATTTGTGTCTCGTATGGCGGCAGAATACCGTCAAGAATTTAACCGCGATGTATTTGTGGATATGGTTTGTTACCGTCGTAATGGCCACAATGAATCAGATGAGCCTCGTTTTACGCAGCCTACTTTGTACGCGAACATCACGAATCATCCAAATCCACGCGAGGTTTACACACAACAATTAATCAAGAACGGTGAGATTGAGGCTAAATTAGCCGAAGAAATGGATTCTGCTTTCAAAGCAGAATTGCAGGCTCGTTTAGATATGGTGAAGCAAAAAGTGAGCCCACCCTATGTTCCCTTGAAATTAGATAACCGCTGGTCAGCGCTTCGTTTCTCCAACGAAACAGATTTCGATTCGTCTCCTAAAACGGCGATCTCGAAAGAAGTGATTGATTCAGTAGCGAAAGCCTTGACTTCTTTGCCAAAAGGTTTTACTGCCTTAAAGCAAATCGAAAAAGTAATTGCAGATCGCAAAGGATATTTCGAAAAAGGCCAATTAAACTGGGCAACGGCTGAATTATTAGCGTATGGTTCACTTCTTTTAGAAGGCAAACCAGTTCGTTTATCTGGTCAAGATGTGCAACGTGGTACGTTCTCTCACCGTCACGTCGTATTACACGATGCGAACACGAATGAGAACTACAATTCGTTAAACCACATCAAAGAGGGGCAAGAGCAAGCGCAGATTTACAATTCCTTACTTTCTGAGTACGGCGTATTAGGTTTTGAGTTTGGCTATGCCTTAGCGAATCCAGATGCCTTAGTTATTTGGGAAGCACAATTTGGTGACTTTGCCAATGGTGCTCAAACGATGATTGACCAATTCGTTTCGTCTCACGAATCGAAGTGGGGTACGCAGAATGGTTTAGTGATGTTATTGCCGCACGGGTATGAGGGCCAAGGTCCAGAGCACTCGAATGCGCGTCCAGAACGTTTCTTGCAGTTAGCTGCGGAAAACAATATGATCGTAGCGAACTTAACAACGCCAGCCAATATTTTCCACGCTTTACGTCGTCAATTGACTTGGGATTTCCGTAAGCCATTAGTGGTAATGTCGCCTAAGTCGATCTTCCGTCACCCGAAAGTGGTTTCGCCTATCGAAGAGTTTACGAAAGGTAAATTCCAAGAGGTGATAGGGGATAGCTATGCAGATAAGGCCAAAGTGAAGAAGGTATTACTTTGCTCAGGTAAAGTTTACTTCGATCTATTGGATCGCCAAGAAAAAGATAAGCGCAAGGATGTGGCAATTGTTCGTTTGGAACAATTACACCCATTCCCTACGAAGCAAGTAGACGCAGAATTAGCGAAATACAAAGGAGCTGATGTATTCTTCGTGCAAGAAGAACCGGAAAACATGGGCTACTGGTCGTATGTGATCCGTGAATTTGGCTGGTCTAAATTCAAAGGTTTAGTCGCGCGTAAAAAATCTGCTTCTCCAGCGACTGGATTCTTGAAAGTTCACGGCGTAGAGCAAGCAAACCTAATTAACAAAGCATTCGAATAA
- a CDS encoding type IX secretion system membrane protein PorP/SprF — MKKIVFLLCLAFAVNAQQETLRMAYPFLPLAINPADAGALKIFSAKGVFRKKPLFQTIGGASSSQQLMSIDMPLQKGSWGLGFLGYNTDQSYATPSGMISSNLGLAVVGSKHEFWGRGNQLSYGVNLGVNQYPILGKSGSSELLGSIGIGVTYRKEAFMVGISKPTNRFDGLGDAPLYVQASYYFPVGDLHTLKVGTVLRKDQQTKVDLNAVFWFQEKLGIGLWYQQTGSEFGDPALVGSLEAPLGLNFRVGYSYDFLGKNVSTLGSTTTSEASGFHQIFLRYDLDFGLGKLGQFRP, encoded by the coding sequence GTGAAAAAAATAGTCTTTTTATTGTGTCTAGCTTTCGCAGTAAACGCCCAGCAGGAGACCTTGCGAATGGCCTATCCATTTCTTCCTTTAGCCATTAATCCGGCAGATGCGGGAGCGCTGAAGATTTTTTCTGCCAAAGGGGTTTTTCGCAAAAAGCCTCTTTTCCAAACCATTGGTGGAGCTTCCTCCTCACAACAATTGATGAGCATTGATATGCCTTTGCAAAAGGGGAGCTGGGGCTTGGGGTTTTTGGGATACAATACAGATCAATCTTATGCGACTCCATCAGGCATGATTTCATCAAATCTAGGTTTAGCTGTGGTCGGTTCTAAGCATGAGTTTTGGGGAAGAGGAAATCAACTGAGTTATGGTGTGAATCTAGGTGTTAACCAATATCCAATTCTTGGAAAATCGGGTTCGAGCGAGCTTTTAGGGAGTATTGGGATAGGGGTGACCTATCGAAAAGAAGCATTTATGGTCGGAATTTCGAAGCCTACGAATCGATTTGATGGTTTGGGTGATGCTCCACTTTATGTGCAGGCGTCCTATTATTTCCCGGTGGGTGATTTGCATACACTGAAAGTGGGAACCGTTTTACGAAAAGATCAACAGACAAAAGTCGATTTAAATGCCGTGTTTTGGTTCCAAGAAAAGTTGGGGATAGGATTGTGGTACCAGCAGACGGGATCGGAATTTGGTGATCCAGCTTTAGTAGGTTCACTAGAGGCACCGCTAGGTTTGAATTTTAGGGTAGGCTACTCCTATGATTTTTTAGGTAAAAATGTGTCAACGCTGGGTTCTACCACGACTAGTGAAGCGTCTGGTTTTCATCAAATTTTCCTCCGATATGACCTCGATTTTGGGTTGGGAAAATTGGGGCAATTTAGGCCTTAA
- the porD gene encoding type IX secretion system protein PorD: MKSIRFLLIFLLSSWAVQAQELLTSISISTEQLQLDQQRGGSQVYAELQRTMQEFMNGRRWSSDNFATEEKIKLNINLLLTKSSAQGDIEATARVQVLRPVFGTSYETVLLNLVDKNFNFKYQLGTPITYNDNSFSDNLSSLMAFYAYLGLTYSYDSFGPRGGEPFVQKLNNLTNLAQNSGSGWGVISDVRSRMGVSENLINQNLQPMRDVYYDYHRVYLDKMSENPDAARKGMLEILKSIRQINSLRPGAASIRVFFDAKSEEIISLLDEALPAERQQAFTYLSTLDPIRTEAYRRLLK, from the coding sequence ATGAAATCAATACGATTTCTGTTGATATTCCTTTTAAGTTCTTGGGCTGTTCAAGCTCAAGAACTTTTAACTTCCATTAGTATCAGTACCGAGCAATTACAGCTCGATCAGCAGCGAGGCGGTTCTCAAGTCTACGCTGAATTACAAAGAACGATGCAGGAATTTATGAATGGCCGGAGATGGTCATCAGATAATTTTGCGACGGAAGAAAAAATCAAACTCAACATCAATTTACTGTTAACAAAATCCTCAGCGCAAGGTGATATTGAAGCTACTGCGCGTGTGCAAGTGTTGCGTCCTGTTTTTGGCACTTCTTATGAGACTGTATTGTTAAATTTAGTAGACAAGAATTTCAATTTCAAGTACCAATTAGGCACGCCCATCACCTACAATGACAATAGTTTCTCTGATAATCTGAGTTCGTTGATGGCCTTTTATGCCTATTTGGGATTAACGTATTCTTACGATTCTTTTGGACCTCGTGGTGGAGAACCATTCGTGCAGAAGTTGAATAATCTAACGAATCTAGCCCAAAATTCGGGTTCAGGATGGGGTGTTATCTCCGATGTGCGAAGCAGAATGGGAGTCTCGGAAAACTTGATTAATCAAAATCTTCAACCGATGCGTGATGTCTATTATGATTACCATCGAGTTTATTTAGACAAAATGTCTGAGAATCCAGATGCCGCCAGAAAAGGTATGTTAGAGATTTTGAAATCGATTCGTCAAATCAATTCATTGCGTCCTGGTGCGGCTAGTATTCGGGTCTTTTTTGATGCCAAATCAGAAGAAATTATTTCCCTTCTCGATGAAGCCCTGCCGGCAGAACGCCAGCAAGCATTTACGTATTTGAGTACGTTAGATCCGATTAGGACGGAGGCTTATCGCAGATTATTAAAATAG
- a CDS encoding DNA-directed RNA polymerase subunit omega: MSKTPTNPSIITRDVDKIAAKTGNVYESITIVGQRARQISSKMKEELSGKLSEFASSVDNLEEIFENREQIEISKYYERMPKPSALAIDDFLADKVDFRNREEGTTEN, translated from the coding sequence ATGTCTAAGACTCCAACAAATCCATCCATCATTACACGTGATGTAGACAAGATCGCTGCTAAAACTGGTAACGTTTACGAATCAATTACAATCGTAGGACAACGTGCCCGTCAGATTTCTAGCAAGATGAAAGAAGAATTATCAGGTAAATTATCTGAGTTCGCTTCTTCTGTAGATAATCTAGAAGAGATTTTTGAGAACCGTGAGCAAATCGAAATCTCAAAATACTACGAGCGTATGCCTAAGCCTTCGGCTTTAGCTATCGATGATTTTTTAGCTGATAAAGTTGATTTCAGAAACCGCGAAGAAGGTACAACTGAAAACTAA
- a CDS encoding T9SS type A sorting domain-containing protein has translation MKIVLRHITLILVLATLVGFKNDPYLFQGDRIFVSHLYPNPAAEYALVDYQYSGNNQEVKIAIYNVLGLVVKEVELDKEDRNAKISLRELNSGLYMYQLLVDGKPVATKKLMVRKQ, from the coding sequence ATGAAAATAGTATTGCGACATATCACTTTAATTTTAGTCCTGGCCACTTTGGTAGGATTTAAAAATGATCCCTATTTATTTCAGGGTGATCGCATTTTTGTTTCTCATTTATATCCCAATCCTGCTGCTGAATATGCCTTGGTAGATTACCAGTATTCGGGCAATAACCAAGAGGTCAAAATTGCGATTTATAATGTCTTAGGATTGGTAGTGAAGGAAGTCGAATTGGACAAAGAGGATCGCAACGCTAAAATCTCTTTACGCGAATTGAATAGTGGCCTTTACATGTACCAGTTACTTGTAGATGGGAAACCGGTCGCCACGAAGAAGTTGATGGTACGTAAACAATAA